In one Halofilum ochraceum genomic region, the following are encoded:
- a CDS encoding glycine betaine ABC transporter substrate-binding protein yields MKRTITALAATAALAIGSTASAQEEASCGTIELGQVNWTGVSAKTETAAWMLEEMGYEVNVTTASVPIMFQSMAGDDLDAFLGLWLPTQRSMVKEHMVKGDIDIVTKNLKGAKYTVGVNKAAWEAGVRSFEDLAENADKFDGKILGIEAGNDGNQIIQQMIDDDAYGMSGLELQPSSEAGMLTEVQRRIDRGKWAAWLAWAPHPMNINIDLEFLNGGEDYWGPNQGGATVYTQAREGYAWSCQNVGQFLENYEFTVEEQSQMAGYVINDEMDYAEAGRKLIEEKPELLDRWFAQGGTYQTGPVKTQDGESNAKDAVSKALGL; encoded by the coding sequence ATGAAACGAACCATTACGGCACTTGCGGCGACCGCCGCACTCGCCATCGGCTCCACGGCATCTGCCCAGGAAGAAGCATCCTGCGGCACCATCGAGCTCGGTCAGGTCAACTGGACCGGCGTCTCTGCCAAAACCGAGACGGCTGCGTGGATGCTTGAGGAGATGGGTTACGAGGTCAACGTGACCACGGCATCCGTGCCGATCATGTTCCAGTCGATGGCCGGCGATGATCTGGATGCCTTCCTCGGCCTGTGGCTGCCGACGCAGCGCAGCATGGTCAAGGAGCACATGGTCAAGGGCGATATCGACATCGTCACGAAGAACCTGAAAGGCGCCAAGTACACGGTCGGCGTCAACAAGGCGGCCTGGGAAGCCGGTGTCCGCAGTTTCGAGGACCTGGCGGAGAATGCCGACAAGTTCGACGGCAAGATCCTCGGCATCGAGGCCGGCAACGACGGCAACCAGATTATCCAGCAGATGATCGACGATGATGCCTACGGTATGAGCGGTCTCGAACTCCAGCCCTCCAGCGAGGCGGGCATGCTGACCGAGGTCCAGCGTCGGATCGACCGCGGCAAGTGGGCCGCGTGGCTCGCCTGGGCGCCCCACCCGATGAACATCAACATCGACCTTGAGTTCCTCAACGGGGGCGAGGACTACTGGGGCCCGAACCAGGGCGGCGCGACCGTCTACACGCAGGCGCGTGAAGGCTATGCCTGGAGCTGCCAGAACGTCGGCCAGTTCCTCGAAAACTATGAGTTCACCGTCGAGGAGCAGTCGCAGATGGCGGGCTATGTCATCAACGATGAGATGGACTACGCCGAAGCCGGCCGGAAGCTCATCGAGGAGAAACCGGAACTGCTGGATCGCTGGTTCGCCCAGGGCGGCACGTACCAGACCGGCCCGGTGAAGACCCAGGACGGTGAGAGCAACGCGAAGGATGCCGTCAGCAAGGCCCTCGGCCTCTGA